Within the Deinococcus misasensis DSM 22328 genome, the region GACAGGCACAATCTCTTTGGCAAATCGGCCAGAGCGCTGGGCAGCCAGAGCCCTCTGGTGACTGAGCACCGTCCATTCGTCCTGCTCCTGACGGGTGATGCCGTATTTTTCGGCGATGTTCTCTGCGGTGATGCCCATCGGGAGGTCAGACACCCCACAGGTCAGGGTGTGGGTGAGGGTGTCCAGCAACGTCTGGTGCCCGAGTTTCTGTCCATAACGTGCAGTGGGCAGAATGTAAGGGGCCTGTGTCATGTTCTCTGCCCCACCTGCCGCCACAATCTGGTGCTCTTCCAGCTTCAGGGACTGAAAGGCACTGTAAGCAGCCCGCATGCCAGAGCCACACAGTTTGTTCACCTGAAAACTCGGGGCATCTTCACGCATGCCCACACCCAGAGCAATTTTGCGGGCGTTGTAAGCAGCACGCCCGGCACTGATCACCTGTCCGAGGGTGAGTTCTTGCAGGACCTCTGCCCCAACCCCAGCACGGGTGAGAGCCCCTTTCAGGGCATGGATGGCCAATTCGCTTTCATCGATGTCTTTGAATGCCCCACCCATTGCACCAATGGGGGTGCGTGCTCCGCTGACCAGAACCACATTCATGTGTTGCCTCCACTTTGCTGCTCGGCCTTGCGTTCCTGGAACACAATGTCGCTGAAGTTCTCGGGCTTGATGCCGTACGCATCACTGTAAAACGCCCGTATCACATCGAGATCACGGTCCTGCTCGCCGGTCAGGGTGTAAGGCTCTGACATCTTGATCCACTTTTCTTTGAAGTTCATGCTGACCATCACAATGGGCACTTCACCTTCCAGAGCGATGTAATAAAACCCACTCTTCCAGTAAGGCCTCTTCTTGCGGGTGCCCTCTGGCAGGATGGCCATCACCATTTCTTTGTTGCTGCGGAACTCCTCTGCGGCCTTGTCCACCACATCAAAACTGGCGGTTCGGTCAATGGCAATCCCACCCAGAGAACGCATGATGGGACCTTGCAAACCATTGAAGATGTCTTTCTTGGCAATGAAGTAAGGGTGGATGTTGTAACCCACACTCAGCCACAGGTAATAAAAAAAGTCCTGATTGGTGGTGTGGGGGGCCACCACCAGCAGGTATTTGGGGACAGAAGGCTTTTTGCCCAGCAATTTCCAGCCTCTGGCTTTCCATGTCAACAAGGCCAAACGGTGCAGCCATCCGGGGTAGTTGTGGTCTTTCAGACGCTTTTTGATCAGATCCGTCATGTGGTTTCATTTTAGCGGTTTCGCAGAAGGCCGAGGGCAAAGAGCCGAGTGCCGAGGGCAAAAAAGCTTTTGCCAGAGCAACAGTTTTCCATGTCTGCTGCAAAGTAGGTCACTGCACCTTGGGACAGGTCCAGTGCTCACCCGATCTGCTCTGGAGAGCATCAACAGATCATGCCTTTGGCCCTCGGCCCTGTGCTCTCGGCCCTCGGCACCCCCAAAGCAAAATCCCCACCTTTGCAGATGGGGACACCGTTTCGACTTGGGGTTCAGTCCAGCAGGGCCAGACCTGCGTAGAAATTCGCTTTGTCCATCAGGCCCATTTTCTTGTAACACAGGCTGAGTTGCTGGGCGAAATAGTTCACGCACTGGCAGTCCTGACGGCATTCGCTTTTTTCAAGGCAAATCAGGTACTGCTGGACAGCAACGTGATACATTCCGGTCTTTTCGGCCTGCTGGGCTTTCAGGTGCGCGGTGCGAATTTCAGAAACGTATGGCCTGTACACACCCTGATCTTAAACACTTTGTGTCTGGAAAACTGCGAGTGAATGCAGCATTTCAGAAACCAATTCTTTTCTTTATTGCTTTTTCGGTCAGCGCAGGACCCTGTTCATGAATTCGATGCGCAACATGGTCTGGTCCATGTCTCCCCCTTCGTGGTTGTTGAAAGGCCACACCTGGATGGTCTTTTCGCCACCGTAATGGTTGAAAGCAGCATACACAGTGGAGGGCGGGCAGATGGTGTCCATCAGGCCCACAGAGAACAGGGCTGGACTCTGGGCTCTGGCAGCAAAGTTCATGCCGTCAAAGTAACTGAGGGTCCGAAACACCTGATCGATTTTGTCCCGGTGGATTTTCAGGTAATTGGAAACCTCGTAATAAGGATAGGTGTCCACCATGGTCACAGCCCGGTCAAAGTGGCACAAAAAAGGCACATCAGGAAGTACGGCAGCCACTGTGGGGTCCAGTCCTGCTGCGGCCAGAGTGATGCCTCCGCCCTGACTGCCTCCCAGCACGGCCACTTTCTCGGGGTTGACCTCGGGGTGGCTTCGTGCAGCTTCGATGGCACGCACGGCATCGGTGTAGACCCGGCGGTAGTAATAGGTCTCGGGTTTCAGGATGCCACGGGTCATGTATCCGGGAATGCTGGGAGCGCTGCCCTCGGGGTCGGGGGTGTCTCCGGTGCGCCAGGTGCTTCCCTGTCCTCTGGTGTCCATGATGAAGTGGGCATAACCTGCACTGGCAAAGTGCATCCAGTGGGCAGGAATCCCTCTGCCCCCTCCATAGCCGATGTACTCCACCACACAAGCCAGCGGACCAGAGCGGTGTTTGGGCAGCACAAACCACCCTTTGATGGGTTGCCCACCGAAACCGTTGTAGGTCACATCGAAGAACTCCAGCGTTTCAAATGGGGTGGCGTGTGGTGTGAACGTGGCGTTCAGGGGAAAACTGCGGGCATCGGAGAGGGTCTCTTGCCAGAAGGTGTCGAAATCTGGACGTTCGGTGCGCTCGGGGAGGTACTTTTGCAGCTCGGGGAGGGAGAAATCAAAGAAGGCCATGTTTTCAGACTGAGGGATTTGGAAGCAGATGTCCAGCGTTGTTTAGAAGACTCGAATCGTTTCGAAAGATTTCAACAAGAAAGAGGCCCGCAGGCCTCTTCTGAATCCAGATCTTCAGGGGTAAACGCGGATGTAATCCACCAGCATCTGTGCAGGGAAAGGGGTGGTGGCATCGGGGCTTCCGGGCCATGCGCCTCCCACCGCGAGGTTCAGCAGCATGAAGAAGGGCTGGTTGAACACCCACTGGCTTCCTGCAGGCAGGTTGGCCGGGGTCACACGGAACACCTGAACCCCATCCACAAAGAACTTGATGTCGTTCTGGCGCTTGTCCACAGCAAAGACGTGATACGCATTGGCCACAGGCTGCCCGAGGTTGTAAGCCCCGTGAATTCCGCAGCATCCAGAGTAACCGGGGCCGTGCAGGGTGGTGTGGACATTGTTGGGGTCTTTGCCGACCACTTCCATGATGTCAATTTCACCACTGTTGGGCCAGCCCACGCTGCCCAGGTTGGCCCCGAGCATCCAGAAGGCAGGCCAGATGCCCTGACCGCCGGGAATTTTGATGCGGGCTTCGATGCGGCCATACAGCACCGAGTACTTGTTCTGGGTGGTGATGCGTGCCGAGGTGTACTGGCAGGCCCCGTACCAGCAAGACCCCACGTTTTCTTTGCGTGCGGTGATCACCAGTTGACCCGCACCGTTCATGGCGAGGTTCTGGGTGGAAGCGGTGTAGTTTTGCAGTTCACTGTTGCCCCATCCGCCCCCTCCGGTTTCGTAGTTCCAGATGCCTGTGGAGGGCTGGGTTCCTGCAGGTTCGTTGAATTCCTGACTCCAGATGGGTTGTTGTCCGATGGTCTCCACCTGCTCAAATTTCCATTGCTGGTTGGCTCCGCCCACGTAATCCCACTGGTGGACCACTCCCCCATCTGCTGTGTTGAAGTCTTTGATGTCCACGGCTTTGCCAGAGTGACGGGCCAGCAAACGGAAGAAACCACTGTCGGTGGGAATGGCGCACCACTGCTGGTTCTGACCACCCACATAATCCCACTGGTGCAGCAAAGCCCCGTTGTTCTGGCTGACATCGCTCACGTCCAGCGCTTTGCCCGAGTGTTTGACGGTGATTTTGTAAAATCCTCCGCCCACAGATTGGAAACGCCATTTCTGGTTGTCTCCTCCACCATAACCCCAGGTCTGGATGAGGGCACCATTGGCGGTGCTCACGTCTTTGACATCCAGTGCACGGTTGGACTGGCGTCCGACAATGCGGTAATAGGCGTTTTCGTTGATGGAGATGGGCGTGCAACTGGCCAGAGCGGCTCTGGAAACCTGCTCTGGTGTGGCAGGGGTGCTTTGCTGGCTGCAAGCGGAAAGCAGCAGTCCAAAAGCGAGGATCGAAAAGGTGGATCTCGGGTGCATACAACCTCCTTGATCGCCAGTCGCTAAAAACGTTTCTACAAAACGGCAGAGACACACGCTTTTGAGACGGACATGGGCGATTCCGTCGTGGATATTCTTTTGCAAACGATTGCATAAAATATAGGATATTTCCCGGTAAAGTTCAAGTCTTGCATGGACTTTGTCGGGAATTTCCCCATCAGAAAAAACCCTGATGACCCAGAGAGCCATCAGGAAACGTTTCCATAAAAATCAGGTTTTTGCTTCAGCGGTACTTCTCTACATCCCTCAGGTGGCTCTGGAAATCGCTGTTCACATGGATCTTGCGGTCCCGACCATGCACAAAATACAGGGCTTTCTTGCCATCCACCAGACGCTCGGGATTCAACACCGCCACCAGAGCCGCTTCGCCCGGATTGTTGATGGCTGTGGGAGGCAGACCCTTGCGGGTGTAGCTGTTGTAAGGGGTGTCTTTCTGGAAATCACCTTCAAAGCGGTTCAGCTCTGGCAAATCCTTCCCGAGGCCGTAAGCCACTGTGGGATCCGACTGCAACGGCATCCCGATCTCCATGCGGTTCAGGAAAAGGCCAGCAATGAGGGGCATTTCTTCGGTGTTGGCAGCCTCTGCCTGTACAATGCTGGCCAGAGAAACCCAGTCATGCACCGACAGACCCAGCTTTTTGGCCCCCTCAATGCGCTCTGCGGAAAACTCCTGCTCCATGCGAGAAACAAGGGTCCGGACCACTTCATCGGCAGTGGCCTCTGGACGGAACGGGTAGGTGGCAGGAAACAGAAAACCTTCCAGAGAATCGGTGGCGTGCTCTGAAAGCTTGATGTTCTGGTCAAAAGCCTGCTGCAACGCCTGCTTGTTGCTGATCCCAGCCTTCGCAAAAATCCCAACAATGTCTTTCAGGCGCTTGCCTTCAGGGATGGTCACATTGATGACCCTGGGCTTCCCGCCCCCTTCCAGCGTCTCTGCAATCTGAAAAATGTTCTGCTCACCAGAGAACTGGTAAATGCCTTCCTGAATGCTGGCACTGTTGCCCCTCTGACGCAACACCAGACGGAACACATCGGCATTCTTCACGATGCCCTGCGCCTGCAACTCTCGGGCAATGCTGGTCACGGACATTCCGGGTTTCACTTCAAGCGTGTAATTGGCAGCACCCGTGGGCCGGGTGTAATCGCGATACAGGTTCACAACAATGGCAACCAACGTCACCAGAATCATGAGCACCATCAGCACCACGGTAAATGAGGGCTTTTTTCGGGTCGTCATGTCTTTCTTAGATTAATGGGAAGAAATGCAGGAGTATGAGAAGATCAGGGATCAAAACACCCTCTCCGAACGCTGGCGACAAAAAGCCAAGGCAGAAAGCAGAAGGCCAAGGCAACCTTAAGGCTTTGGCCTTGGCAATACAGGGCGAGGCATGCCTCGCCCCTACATGAGTGGTAACAGGTTTTCTGCCTTCTGCCTTCTGCCTTCTGCCTTCCCTTCAAACCATCGCCCGGTACCGCTCCAACCTCTGGCGCAAATCATGGTCGATGGGGGCTCTGGCACCATAACGGGAAATCACCCAGCCAGCCGCCTGAACAGCGCACTGGGCAGACAGGCGAAGGTCTCCGGTCTGCAGGTACATCCCGAGAAACGCCCCCCCAAAGCTGTCTCCGGCTCCAGTGGCGTCAATGACTGTGTCGCTGGTGGCACTGATCATGATGCGTTCGCCTTGAGGGGTGTCGATCATGACCCCCTCGCGGTCCAGTTTCAGGACCACCATGGCATTTGGGAACTCATGGCGGAACCACTTCAGCATGGCCTGAGGATCTCTTTTGCCACTCAGGGCATGGGCTTCATCCCGGTTGGGCAGCAGGATGTCAAATTCAATGTCGTGCATCAGGTCAATGAAATCTGCTCGACCCATCTGGGAAATCATCTGGAAACTTCCGGGATCCAGAGAGATGGTCATTCCAGCACGCTCACACAAAGCCGCAGCCCGCAAAGCTGCAGCTCTGGGCGGATCGGTGAACAGGCTCCATGCGGTCACGTGGAGGTGACGCCCACTGGTCAGGATTTGGGTGGGCAATTCCGAAGGGTACAGGTAAAAATCTGCCCCCTGCCCAGAGAGCATGGACCTCTGGCCGTTCTGGTCGATGAGTGCCAGAATCACCCCGGTGGGTTGGGTGTCACACCAGATCAGTTCGGTCTGGACCCCTTCAGAAGACAACTCCTGCTGGGCCATCTCGCCAAAGCGGTCCTTGCCCACTTTGCCCACAAAAGTGGTGGGACAGCCCACTCTGGCTGCCCATGCAGCCACGTTGGCTGCACTGCCCCCCCCCATCAATTTCATGACCCCGGTGGTGTCCCCTCCGGGAAGCAGCATGGAGTCGGGTTTGGCCAGCACATCCCAGGTGAGGTCTCCAAAAGAAATCAATACATTCTTGGCAGTTTCGCTTTGAACAGGGGCAGAAGGGTCAAAATCCGTCATGGTCGTGAGTTTACGCTACACCCGGAAGGGGGAAAAGTCCATTGGTGGGGGCTCGGTCGCCGAGAGCCGAGAGCATCCTGCGATACCTTCAGCAAATGGTCAAGAGGACATAGAGGGGCGAGCGGGCAGAGGGACCTACGTGCGGTCCCTCGTTTTGCACTTTCTGGGCATGCCTCGCCCAAAAGATGCGTTTACCAAAGCCATTTTGGCCCTAGGCTCTCGGCCCTGCGCCCTCGGCGGGCCGCAGGCCCTTAAGGACTCACATCCCCAAACAGCAACATTTCCGCAATCTTGGTGGAGCCCCAGACCACGTTGGGATCAAAATGGGCGATGTTGAGGTGGCCCACTTTGCGTCCGGGACGGTTGGCTTTGCCGTACAGGTGGAGGTGGGCACCCTGAATTCCGGTCAGGGCATCCCACTCGGGTTCGATTTTCTCCCACCCGAGGATGTTCACCATGCTGCAAGCCATGAAAGGCTCGAAGTCCCACTGGGGCAGGTCGGTGACCGCGCGGATCTGGGCTTCGAACTGGCTGATGCCGCCCCCGTTCATGGTCAGGTGGCCCGAGTTGTGCACACGGGGCGCAATTTCATTGACCAACACAGTGTCATCTTCCAGCACAAAAAGTTCCAAAGTCAAAAGGCCCACCAGATTCAGGTGTTCGGCCAGTTTGATGGCAAAATCGCGGGCGGTTTCCACCACTTTTTCGCTGACTCTGGCAGGAAAAATGCTGCGCTTGAGGATGCCCTGATGGTGCACGTTCTCGACGATGCCAGAGAGTCCAGCGTATCCGCTGGGCGCACGGGCAATTTGCACGCTGATTTCACGCACAAAAGGCACGAAGCTTTCCAGCACACAGTCCACCTTGAAGGTTCTGAAGGCGTCGAGGGCTTCCTGATCGCTGGAGACCCTGGCCTGACCTTTGCCGTCATAACCCAGTTCAGCGGTTTTCAGGATGGCTTTGCCGCCCATTCTGGAGAGGGCACCCTCCAGATCTGCTTCAGAACGGACCACCAGATAAGGGGCGACCTGCAAACCTGCATCCAGCAAGGTTTGTTTTTCCAAGATGCGGTTTCTGGACACCCGGAAAGCCTGTGCCTGAGGATAAACCGGGACTCTGGATTCCAGAAAATTCAGGGCATCATCGGGGACATTCTCAAATTCCAGCGTCACCACGTCCGAAAGCTCAGCCAATCTGGCCAGAGCGGCTTCATCGGTATATGGGGCCTGAATGTGCTGGGAAACCTCTCTGGCGGGAGCATTGGGGTCTGGCTCCAGAAACACGGTTTTGTACCCCATGCTGGTGGCGGCCATGGCCAGCATGCGGGCCAGTTGACCTCCTCCCAGAAACCCGATAGTGGCACCGGGCTTTAACGGATTCATGGTCATTGTTCCCCCGTTGGTGCCTGAGGATGCCCTTCAAAGAACGGATCGTCCAGCACGGCCTGTGTGAGGCGCTTGCGGTAAGCATCAAGGGTTTCGTGGATCTCTGGGAATTCGCTGGACAGCAAACTGGCTGCAAAAATGCCAGCGTTGGTGG harbors:
- a CDS encoding thiolase family protein, translating into MNVVLVSGARTPIGAMGGAFKDIDESELAIHALKGALTRAGVGAEVLQELTLGQVISAGRAAYNARKIALGVGMREDAPSFQVNKLCGSGMRAAYSAFQSLKLEEHQIVAAGGAENMTQAPYILPTARYGQKLGHQTLLDTLTHTLTCGVSDLPMGITAENIAEKYGITRQEQDEWTVLSHQRALAAQRSGRFAKEIVPVGTRTGLIEHDERPQETSLEAISKLRPVFKKDGTVTAANASGINDGACMMVFATEEYARAQGLPMLARIHGFQSVGVPPEVMGLGPSVAIPRLLERFGKTLQDIDLIEVNEAFAAQYLGVARDLNLDPEKTNVNGGAVALGHPVGMSGARVLYTLAQELHERNLQWGVGSLCIGGGQGIACLIERI
- a CDS encoding 1-acyl-sn-glycerol-3-phosphate acyltransferase, which encodes MTDLIKKRLKDHNYPGWLHRLALLTWKARGWKLLGKKPSVPKYLLVVAPHTTNQDFFYYLWLSVGYNIHPYFIAKKDIFNGLQGPIMRSLGGIAIDRTASFDVVDKAAEEFRSNKEMVMAILPEGTRKKRPYWKSGFYYIALEGEVPIVMVSMNFKEKWIKMSEPYTLTGEQDRDLDVIRAFYSDAYGIKPENFSDIVFQERKAEQQSGGNT
- a CDS encoding acetylxylan esterase, producing MAFFDFSLPELQKYLPERTERPDFDTFWQETLSDARSFPLNATFTPHATPFETLEFFDVTYNGFGGQPIKGWFVLPKHRSGPLACVVEYIGYGGGRGIPAHWMHFASAGYAHFIMDTRGQGSTWRTGDTPDPEGSAPSIPGYMTRGILKPETYYYRRVYTDAVRAIEAARSHPEVNPEKVAVLGGSQGGGITLAAAGLDPTVAAVLPDVPFLCHFDRAVTMVDTYPYYEVSNYLKIHRDKIDQVFRTLSYFDGMNFAARAQSPALFSVGLMDTICPPSTVYAAFNHYGGEKTIQVWPFNNHEGGDMDQTMLRIEFMNRVLR
- a CDS encoding RICIN domain-containing protein, translating into MHPRSTFSILAFGLLLSACSQQSTPATPEQVSRAALASCTPISINENAYYRIVGRQSNRALDVKDVSTANGALIQTWGYGGGDNQKWRFQSVGGGFYKITVKHSGKALDVSDVSQNNGALLHQWDYVGGQNQQWCAIPTDSGFFRLLARHSGKAVDIKDFNTADGGVVHQWDYVGGANQQWKFEQVETIGQQPIWSQEFNEPAGTQPSTGIWNYETGGGGWGNSELQNYTASTQNLAMNGAGQLVITARKENVGSCWYGACQYTSARITTQNKYSVLYGRIEARIKIPGGQGIWPAFWMLGANLGSVGWPNSGEIDIMEVVGKDPNNVHTTLHGPGYSGCCGIHGAYNLGQPVANAYHVFAVDKRQNDIKFFVDGVQVFRVTPANLPAGSQWVFNQPFFMLLNLAVGGAWPGSPDATTPFPAQMLVDYIRVYP
- the mltG gene encoding endolytic transglycosylase MltG, which codes for MTTRKKPSFTVVLMVLMILVTLVAIVVNLYRDYTRPTGAANYTLEVKPGMSVTSIARELQAQGIVKNADVFRLVLRQRGNSASIQEGIYQFSGEQNIFQIAETLEGGGKPRVINVTIPEGKRLKDIVGIFAKAGISNKQALQQAFDQNIKLSEHATDSLEGFLFPATYPFRPEATADEVVRTLVSRMEQEFSAERIEGAKKLGLSVHDWVSLASIVQAEAANTEEMPLIAGLFLNRMEIGMPLQSDPTVAYGLGKDLPELNRFEGDFQKDTPYNSYTRKGLPPTAINNPGEAALVAVLNPERLVDGKKALYFVHGRDRKIHVNSDFQSHLRDVEKYR
- a CDS encoding carbohydrate kinase family protein, producing the protein MTDFDPSAPVQSETAKNVLISFGDLTWDVLAKPDSMLLPGGDTTGVMKLMGGGSAANVAAWAARVGCPTTFVGKVGKDRFGEMAQQELSSEGVQTELIWCDTQPTGVILALIDQNGQRSMLSGQGADFYLYPSELPTQILTSGRHLHVTAWSLFTDPPRAAALRAAALCERAGMTISLDPGSFQMISQMGRADFIDLMHDIEFDILLPNRDEAHALSGKRDPQAMLKWFRHEFPNAMVVLKLDREGVMIDTPQGERIMISATSDTVIDATGAGDSFGGAFLGMYLQTGDLRLSAQCAVQAAGWVISRYGARAPIDHDLRQRLERYRAMV
- a CDS encoding 5-(carboxyamino)imidazole ribonucleotide synthase, which produces MTMNPLKPGATIGFLGGGQLARMLAMAATSMGYKTVFLEPDPNAPAREVSQHIQAPYTDEAALARLAELSDVVTLEFENVPDDALNFLESRVPVYPQAQAFRVSRNRILEKQTLLDAGLQVAPYLVVRSEADLEGALSRMGGKAILKTAELGYDGKGQARVSSDQEALDAFRTFKVDCVLESFVPFVREISVQIARAPSGYAGLSGIVENVHHQGILKRSIFPARVSEKVVETARDFAIKLAEHLNLVGLLTLELFVLEDDTVLVNEIAPRVHNSGHLTMNGGGISQFEAQIRAVTDLPQWDFEPFMACSMVNILGWEKIEPEWDALTGIQGAHLHLYGKANRPGRKVGHLNIAHFDPNVVWGSTKIAEMLLFGDVSP